In the Oryza glaberrima chromosome 6, OglaRS2, whole genome shotgun sequence genome, one interval contains:
- the LOC127777125 gene encoding RNA-binding KH domain-containing protein RCF3 — MDRPRSSKRGYHYDQDSPPPRSKPRFDRRGGPNPNNSYHRRGPPGGGGGDRRGGFQLPPDAAPPPPPPPPPSSAAAGGGGPGMTTSFRILCPQSKVYGFPPSFIAKVRDDTNAVVTIHLPYPGDAVRVIETSDGARREADGRPPSFSPAQEALLMVHRRILETEPDDGDEDGEYGPRAKDARDRGKVTTRLIVPRLHVGCLLGKGGKIIEQMRAETKTHIRILPRDQHTPRCVSLSEEVVQVVGEGNCVKKAVAIISDRLKESLHRDRGPFRGRMNSPEHRFPQEDEYYGGAQQMPAYEEPYGRPDQIRNNTSMEPPGYEFDSNGGKINDHTEILFDDIIFRILCPSDKVNSLVGTRDGLLEMLQEDVGVDIRLTDSLDGSDERIIIITSREGPDHELFPAQEALLHLQTHIVDLGPDKDNIITTRLLVPSSEIACFEGRDGSLSDIQRQTSANVQILPRQALPSCALESDELIQIVGEIRAARDALVQITAKLRSYFYREIPGPNQLGNITVHGSISPAKGSPRGPYQGSDIPMPSYQQAQHVPASWKDSGGGANMSFEQGSNINDDMRQSAAKRFAVPLVTRSTLEVVIPKSAVASLTMRAGSKLAQISEMSGATVTLADERPDAIEKVVRISGTPEQADKAQSLLQGFILSIQDDIPSG; from the exons ATGGATCGCCCGCGCTCCTCCAAGCgcggctaccactacgaccaggactcgccgccgccccgctccaAGCCACGCTtcgaccgccgcggcggccccaACCCTAACAACAGCTACCACCGCCGCGGCCcccccggtggcggcggcggcgaccgccgtGGCGGCTTCCAGCTGCCACCCGAcgccgccccgcccccgcccccacccccgccgccttcctccgcggcggcggggggcgggggGCCCGGCATGACCACCTCCTTCCGCATCCTGTGCCCGCAGTCCAAGGTCTACGGCTTCCCGCCCAGCTTCATCGCCAAGGTGCGGGACGACACCAACGCGGTCGTCACCATCCACCTGCCCTACCCTGGCGACGCGGTCCGCGTCATCGAGACGTCCGACGGCGCGCGCCGCGAGGCGGATGGGCGGCCGCCCTCGTTCTCGCCGGCGCAGGAGGCGCTCCTCATGGTGCACCGGCGGATCCTGGAGACGGAACCAGACGACGGCGATGAGGATGGCGAGTATGGGCCCAGGGCCAAGGATGCCAGGGACCGAGGCAAGGTGACCACGCGCCTCATCGTGCCGCGCCTCCATGTTGGGTGCCTCCTTGGTAAGGGTGGCAAGATCATTGAGCAGATGAGGGCCGAGACCAAAACGCACATCAGGATCCTGCCACGCGACCAGCACACGCCGCGGTGTGTATCGTTGTCGGAGGAGGTTGTACAG GTTGTTGGAGAGGGGAATTGTGTTAAAAAGGCTGTAGCGATAATCTCCGATCGCCTAAAGGAAAGCTTACACCGTGACCGTGGCCCCTTCCGTGGACGGATGAATTCACCAGAGCATCGATTTCCTCAAGAGGATGAATACTATGGTGGTGCACAGCAGATGCCTGCATATGAAGAACCTTATGGTCGACCTGatcaaattagaaataatactAGCATGGAGCCGCCAGGGTATGAGTTTGATTCAAATGGTGGCAAGATCAATGATCACACAGAAATTCTGTTCGATGACATCATATTTCGAATTCTTTGCCCAAGTGACAAGGTTAACAGTTTAGTCGGAACACGTGATGGATTGTTAGAGATGTTACAGGAAGATGTTGGTGTTGATATTAGGCTTACTGATTCTCTTGATGGCTCTGACGAAAGGATCATAATCATCACATCAAGAGAG GGCCCAGACCATGAGCTTTTCCCAGCTCAGGAAGCATTGCTGCACCTCCAAACTCATATTGTAGACCTTGGTCCTGATAAAGACAACATTATTACAACAAGGTTACTTGTCCCTTCAAGTGAAATTGCTTGCTTCGAGGGAAGGGATGGATCATTATCTGATATACAGAGACAGACCAGTGCAAATGTACAGATATTACCAAGGCAAGCTCTTCCATCTTGTGCTCTAGAGTCTGATGAGCTTATACAG ATTGTAGGAGAGATTAGAGCTGCACGGGATGCTCTTGTGCAAATAACTGCAAAATTACGGAGTTACTTCTACCGCGAGATTCCTGGTCCTAACCAACTTGGCAATATTACTGTTCATGGCTCCATTTCTCCAGCAAAAGGTTCACCTAGAGGACCATACCAGGGAAGTGATATTCCAATGCCATCCTACCAACAAGCACAACATGTTCCAGCTTCATGGAAG GATAGTGGAGGTGGTGCAAATATGTCGTTTGAGCAAGGGAGCAACATTAATGATGATATGAGGCAAAGTGCTGCAAAACG ATTTGCTGTTCCTCTAGTGACAAGAAGCACATTAGAAGTTGTCATACCAAAGAGTGCTGTTGCAAGCCTTACTATGAGAGCTGGAAGCAAGCTTGCTCAAATAAGCGAG ATGTCTGGTGCCACTGTCACACTTGCTGACGAAAGGCCTGACGCCATAGAAAAAGTTGTTCGAATATCTGGTACTCCTGAGCAGGCTGACAAAGCTCAGAGCCTGCTTCAGGGATTTATTCTTAGCA TCCAAGATGACATTCCTTCAGGCTAA
- the LOC127775451 gene encoding eukaryotic translation initiation factor 1A, which produces MPKNKGKGGKNRKRGKNEADDDKRELVFKEDGQEYAQVTRMLGNGRCEAICVDGTKRLCHIRGKMHKKVWIAAGDIILVGLRDYQDDKADVILKYMNDEARLLKAYGELPDTLRLNEGVDVDGPEDGGDHDDYIQFEDEDIDKI; this is translated from the coding sequence ATGCCGAAGAACAAGGGTAAGGGAGGGAAGAACCGCAAGAGGGGTAAGAAcgaggccgacgacgacaaGCGCGAGTTGGTGTTCAAGGAGGACGGGCAGGAGTACGCCCAGGTGACGCGGATGCTCGGCAACGGCCGCTGCGAGGCCATCTGCGTCGACGGCACCAAGCGCCTCTGCCACATCCGCGGCAAGATGCACAAGAAGGTGTGGATCGCCGCCGGGGACATCATCCTCGTCGGCCTCCGCGACTACCAGGACGACAAGGCCGACGTCATCCTCAAGTACATGAACGACGAGGCCCGCCTCCTCAAGGCCTACGGCGAGCTCCCCGACACCCTCAGGCTCAACGAgggcgtcgacgtcgacgggcccgaggacggcggcgaccacgacgACTACATCCAGTTCGAGGACGAGGACATCGACAAGATCTAa